One segment of Arvicanthis niloticus isolate mArvNil1 chromosome 5, mArvNil1.pat.X, whole genome shotgun sequence DNA contains the following:
- the Aqp7 gene encoding aquaporin-7, which produces MAPGLLENIRSVLRRSMVREFLAEFLSTYVMMVFGLGSVAHMVLGEKLGSYLGVNFGFGFGVAMGIHVAGGISGAHMNAAVTFTNCALGRMSWKKFPVYVLGQFLGSFLAAATTYLIFYGAINHFAGGNLLVTGSKSTANIFATYLPEHMTLWRGFLDEVFVTGMLQLCLFAITDKNNSPALQGTEPLVIGVLVAVLGISLGMNSGYAINPSRDLPPRFFTFIAGWGKQVFRAGNNWWWVPVVAPLLGAYIGGIVYLGLIHPDLPQDSQ; this is translated from the exons ATGGCCCCCGGATTGCTTGAGAACATACGGTCAGTGCTGCGGAGGAGTATGGTGCGAGAGTTCCTGGCCGAGTTCCTGAGCACCTATGTCATgatg GTGTTTGGCCTTGGTTCCGTGGCTCACATGGTTCTAGGAGAAAAGCTTGGCAGCTATCTCGGTGTCAACTTTGGCTTCGGCTTTGGAGTGGCCATGGGAATCCATGTAGCAGGCGGCATCTCTG GGGCCCACATGAATGCCGCAGTGACTTTCACCAATTGTGCACTAGGCCGAATGTCCTGGAAGAAGTTCCCTGTATATGTGCTGGGGCAATTCCTGGGCTCCTTCTTGGCTGCAGCTACCACCTACTTAATTTTCTATG GTGCCATTAACCACTTTGCAGGCGGAAACCTGCTGGTGACAGGTTCCAAGTCAACTGCAAACATTTTTGCCACCTATCTTCCCGAACACATGACGCTGTGGAGGGGCTTCCTGGATGAG GTATTCGTGACTGGTATGCTCCAGCTGTGTCTTTTCGCCATCACGGACAAGAACAACAGTCCAGCACTTCAAGGGACCGAGCCCCTCGTGATTGGTGTCCTTGTTGCTGTTCTTGGGATTTCCCTAGGCATGAACTCAGGATATGCGATCAACCCATCCCGGGACCTGCCTCCCCGGTTCTTCACTTTCATTGCTGGCTGGGGCAAACAAGTGTTCAG AGCCGGGAACAACTGGTGGTGGGTGCCAGTGGTGGCACCCCTTCTGGGAGCCTACATAGGTGGCATTGTATACCTGGGCTTAATTCACCCTGACCTACCACAGGATTCTCAGTGA